One Fusobacterium varium genomic window, AAGAAAAAAAACGTGGTTTAACTATTGATATAGGTTTTTCTTATCTTCAACTTGGCAACAATAGAGTGGGAATAATTGATGTTCCAGGACATGAAAAATTTATAAAAAATATGGCTGCTGGAACTTCTAGCATAGATTATGTTATTCTTACTATTGCTTGTGATGATGGAATTATGCCACAAACTATTGAACATCTAAATATCGCTTCTATTCTTGGGGTAAAAAATGGAATTGTAGTTCTTACTAAAAGAGATTTAATAGATCAAGAGAGATTAATCAATTTAAAAAAAGAGGTAGCAGAATTTCTCAAAGGTAGTTTTTTAGAAAATTCACAAATTATTGAGGTAAGTTTTAAAGATCCTAGCTCCTTTGAAAATCTAAAAAATATCTTGTCCCAAGAGATTAAAAATATTAAGATAGATTTATATAAAAATAGGAAATTTAGATTGGATATAGATAGAGTTTTCTCTGTTAAAGGGTTTGGAACAGTTGTTACTGGAACATCAAAAAACTCTGCTATAACTCTTGGTGATAGATTGATGCTCTATCCTCAAATGAAAGAAGTAGTTGTAAAGGGAATTGAAAATCATAATAATAAAGTTACAACTCTTGAGGCTGGAAATCGTTGTGCTTTAAACATAAATGGAGTAGATGCAAAAGAGATACATAGAGGTAATATTCTTGCTGAAAAAGATTCTCTTTTTATCTCCGATAGAATAGATTGTAATTTTTTTCTTCTTCCAAATAGTAATTCACTAAAAAATAATCAAAGAATTCACCTAAATATTGGAACTACAGAAGTTATTGGAAGAATTAAAATTTTTGGTAGTGATATTGTCTTACCAAATGAAACTGCCTTTATTCAAATTGAACTTGAAAAACCTTTAGTTTGTAATAAAGGAGATAGAGGTCTAATAAGAAATTTTTCACCAGTTATCACTATTGGTGGAATAGAGATATTAAATCCTCTAGGTAAAAAAGTTAAAAGAAAAGATTGTAACTACTTAGAGAATTTAAAAAGTCTAAATTCCAATAAAAAAGATGAACAGATAGAGAGTATAGTAAAAAATAGCGATGAGTTATTCTTAACTATTGAAAAAATATCTCTACTTTTAGGAGAAAAAATAATTTCACCTTTAAATATAGAAAACATTATAAAAGTAGATGAAAATTATTATATACATGCTGATAATTTAACTACTTTAAAAAATAGAATTTTAGAGGATTTAAAAATATACCATGAAAAAAATAGGTTATCTTTAGGTATAAATATTGCTGAAATAAAAAGCAGATATTTTAAAGATATTTCAAGTAATCTTTATCAAAACTTTCTTAAATTACTAATTGAAGAAAATCTTATAAAGATAGAGAAAAATTTTATATCACTTTTAGAGTTTCAACCTAAATTAAATAAAGAGGAGAAAAAATTAAAAGATCAAATTTTCTCTATTTACAAAATTTTAGGATTTAAACCAGAAAATATAAATAGAGTTGCTGAAAATTTTAGTAACTTAGAGGAATTTAAAACCGTTCATCAATTTATGGCAGATAATAATTTTATTATTTATCTTGGAGAGGAAACATATATATTAAAAGGTTTTTTCTTAGAAGCTAAAAAGATTTTAATATCATATCTGCAAAAAAATCAAAAAATAACTTTAGGAGATTTTTCAAAGCTCTTAAATAGCAATAGAAAAACTTCTCTTTTACTATTAGAGAAATTTGATGAAGAAAAGATCACAAAAAGAATTGATAACTATAGAATATTACTTTCAAAAGGAGATGGTTTTAATGATTAAAGTAAATGCTATTGGACAAACTTGCCCTATCCCTATTATAATGACAAAAAATGCCCTTAAAGAGATTGAAGAGGGGCAAGTAGAGGTTTCTGTTGATAATAAAATTTCATTGGAAAACTTACAAAAAATGTCAAGAGAGATGGGATATGATTATACTGTTGCTGAAACAGGAGATATATTCAAAATAGTAATTAATAAGATAAAAGAAGATTTACAAGAGTTTGATGAAAAGGAAAATACAGTTGTAGTTATAGACTCTCTTTTTATGGGAAAAGGAGATCCTGAACTTGGTAAAATTCTAATGAAAGGATTTATCTATACTCTTTCTGAAATGGAAAATCTACCTAAAACTATTATTTTCTATAATGAGGGAGTTAAATTAGCTATTGAATCTTCTGAAAACTTCAATGATTTAAAAAATCTTGAGGCTTATGGAGTTGAAATTCTTTCTTGTGGTACTTGTGCTAATTTCTATGGTGTAACTGAACAGATAAAAGTAGGAAATATCACAAATATGTATACAATAGTTGAGAGACAACTTAATGCTAAAAGGGTAATAAAACCATGATAAAAAAAGAAGAGTTTTTACTTTTAGCTGCTGACTCAACACACCTTGTTATAAAAAATGAAAAACTATTAAAGGAAGCTGGTGTTGATTGTAGAATAATCCCATTACCTTCACAAATAAAAGCAAGTTGTGGACTCTCTATAAGAGCAGATTTAAAAGATATTGAAAAAATAAAAAAAATACTATATAATAATGAAATGGAACTTTATCTGATAAAAAAATCAGGTTTAAAAAAAGAGATAGAAAAATTATCTTAATGGAAGTGGATGGGAACTGGTGTTTTCAGCAGTCTTCAAAACTGTATGGCGATGAAAATCGTTGGTAGGTTCGATTCCTACACGCTTCCGCCAATAAAGAATTATAAACTTTTTTCTTAACCCCTCACTCTTATTTAATTAAGATAGAGGGGTTTTATTTTTATCTTCTAATTAGCAAAAATTTGAACCCAGTATATTTTTCCATTATTATCAGTCGCTTTTCCTATCCCTATAAATCTATAATCTCTTTCTAAGATATTTTTACGATGTCCTTTAGATTTAAGCCATCTCTCTGTTACAAACTCAGGAGTTTTATGTCCAGAAGCTATATTTTCAGCTGCCTTAGTATAAAAAATTCCCTCTTTTTTTATCAAATTAAAGGTAACTCCAAATTTTTTACTTGTATGTGACATTTTTTTCTCTCTAGCCATATCCTTTGCCTTAACTATTGCAATTTTATTTAAACGATTATCTATTTTTAAAGGTTTCAAATTATTTTTTTCTCTTTCTACATTTACTCCCTTCAATATAATTTTTTGATACTCCTCTAAACTAAAACTTATTGCAAATGATAATATAAATATTAAGACAATAAAAGCTTTTCTTTTCATTTTTCACCTCTCTATTATTCTTTTTTCTATTATAACCTAAATATTCGTTTTTAAAGTCATTTTAGTTTATAAAATTGACTTTTTTTTATAGAAATTATATAATATTTTCAAGATAAATAAATTGGAGAAGGAGATTATATGTATAATTGGGAAGCAGGTGTTCCTAAGTTAGGGGCTACAGTTGAGAGTAACGGAATTAATTTTGCAATATTTGCTAAAAATAAAAAAAAGGTGGTTTTAAATATTTATAAGTCTGGTTCAGATTTACTTCCCAAAGAAAAAATAGTTTTAGACCCATCGATTAATAAAACAGGAGATATTTGGCATGTCTTTTTACAAAACGGATCTGAAGGCACTTTATATACTTGGAAAATTGATGATTACCCTGAAATTTTAGATCCTTATGCACTTTCTTATACTAACAACAAAAACTATTCTAACAGAAAAAGTATAGCTATTAAACTTTCACATGAAAAAGAAAAGCATTTAGAAATTCCTATGCAAGATACAATTATTTATGAAGCTCACATTAAACTATTTACTCAAAATTTTAACTCAATGGTTGAATTTCCTGGAACATACTCTGGATTTTTAGAAAAAATTCCTTATTTAAAAGATTTAGGAGTTACAGCTGTTGAATTTTTACCTGTATATGAATGGGATGATTTTACTGGAAATATAGGTGTTAATAATGGAGCTAAATTAAAAAATATTTGGGGATATAACCCTATTGGTTTTTTTGTTTTAACTAAAAAGTTTTCTAAAAATCAAAAACTTGATTCACATAGTGAGATTGTAGAATTTAAAGAGTTAATAAAAGAACTGCATAAAAATGGGATAGAAGTAATTTTAGATGTTGTTTACAACCATACTGCTGAAGGTGGTAAAGGTGGTAAATTCTATAATTTTAAGGCTATGGATTTGAATACTTTTTATATGTTAGAAAATAGCAATGTACAATTTATGAATTATTCTGGTTGTGGAAATACTATAAATACAAATAATAAAGTTGTTAAAGATATGATAGTATCTTCTTTAAGATACTGGTATTTAGAAATGGGAGTAGATGGTTTTAGATTTGATTTGGCATCTATTCTAGGTAGAAATGAAGAGGGACATTGGCTTGGAGAAAACTCTCTATTAAATGAATTAGTACAAGATCCTATTTTATCTCATTGTAAATTAATTTCTGAAAGTTGGGACTTAGGTGGATACTATGTTGGAGATATGCCAGCTGGTTGGAGTGAATGGAATGGTAAATATAGAGATGTTGTAAGAAAGTTTATTAAAGGGGAATTTGGTCAAGTTACTGAACTTTTAAAAAGAATTTTTGGAAGTCCAGATATATTTAAAAGAAATGATAGAACCCCTTATAGCAATATAAACTTTATAACTTGTCATGATGGTTTTACTATGTGGGATCTTGTTAGCTATAACAATAAACATAATTTAAACAATGGTGAAAATAATCAAGATGGAGAAAACCACAATAACTCATACAATAATGGTGCTGAAGGTGAAACTGAAGATAAAAATATTAATGCTATTAGAAAACAACAATTAAAAAATATGTTGCTAATTCTCTTTATCTCTCAAGGTGTTCCTATGATCTTAATGGGAGATGAAATGGGTAGAACACAACTTGGAAATAATAATGCTTATTGCCAAAATAATCGTTCTACTTGGGTAGATTGGGAAAGAGGAAAAGAGTTTAACGATATTACAGAATTTACTAAAAATATGATAAAATTCAGAAAAAAATATAACATATTTAGAAATAGAGATTATCTTGAGTTAGAAGATAATAAAAATAAAGGAGTAGGAATTCATGGAGTAAAACTTAATTGTCCTGACTTTTCTTACTATTCTTTAAGTATTGCCTTTTCTTTATATGATTCAAATAGTAATACTACATTCTATATTATTTTAAACTCTTATCATGGGGAATTAAACTTTGAATTACCTAAGTTAGATGGTAAAAAATGGCATCTTTTCGTTGATACCTCTAAAGATGATAGTGAAAATTTCTTAGAAGATGGAAAATTAATTTCAGATGCTTTTTATAAAGCAGCTCCTAAATCTTCAGTAATTTTAATAAGTAAATAATTTAAAAGAGACTATTCTAAATAATTTAGTTTAGTCTCTTTTTTATAAAATTATTTTTTTATATGAGGACTAAATCCCTTATATGCAATAAAAATTAAAAATAATATAACAATTGCCCAATTCCATATTTCATAATTACTTTTAAAATATATATTTGACTCTCCTATATTTTCAAATTTATCTGGATCAAATTGCATTTTATAATAAGAAGTTATACTTTTTAAATTTAAAAGATAGTATACTGGTATATCTTTCTTTAAAAACAATCCTACTAATCCATTTTTCATATTAGTATTTTTATCTAACAAGATCTTTTCATTTGTTATAATATCCACACTTCCACCAAGAGATAGGAGATTTCCACCAATATTAATAAATGCTTTTATCTTATTTTCTCCTTTTTCTTTGTAATAATTATATCTTTTATCTAAATTTTTTTTCAACTCCTCTTCATAAATAAAATCTAAACCATATAAATTATTCCTATATTTTAAGTTTTCAATTATATCATCATCAAATTCTCTACCAATATCTCCAACTCCACCTAATGACCAAGCTTGAGTTTTATTCACTATAATATTTTTTGAATAGAGATAATTTTCCATATCTAAATAATTAAACTCTTCAATATTTCCTCCGTAAGTAGAAGCTCCAATAGAGGTTATAATCACTGTTTTTAATTCTAATGTATCAGCTGCACTAATAAAAGCTAAATTTAAAGCTGGAAATGAACTTGATAAATTAGCTGCTATTACATCTCCTTTTTTCAAACCATTTTCTTTAAATAATTTTACTAAAAGAGCTGCAAAATCTGGATCACAACTTGTTCTCTTACTTTCTAAACTTCCTAAAGTAGTTGTTAAACTACTCCATTCTAAGCCTATCAATCCTGTTTCATTTTTATCTAACTCTTTGTCAATAGGGATATTTCTACGAAGACGTTCGGCTTTTATCTCCTCTGACATATATTTCATCTTTTTAGCAGCACTTACCATCTCATTATAATACTCTGTTTTTATTTTTATCCCTTTAGGTTTTAAATTGTATTGAATAAAAATAAATAAAACAGCTAAAATTAATAGAATAATAGTATCTTTCTTCTTATTCATGATAAACCACCTGTGCTATAAAAAAGTTCTATGATAGATTTTATAAAAATAGAAAGAATCAAAAGAGAAGAGATAGTTCTTATCATTCCATGTCTATCTATCTCTTGGGCAATAATTCCTGGAATTATAACACCTATAATACTTCCTCCTAGGATAAAAAGCTCATATTCATTTACAATATAAATATTAAAATATTTTAAAACTACCCTTATAATAAAACTTATCATTATATATAGAGCAAATTTTCTTCTTCCATAGACTATAGCATGGTTTGAAATAAATTTAACAATTAAAAATGTCAAAATACCTGCTAAAATAGTTATGACTACCCTTTGAGGATTATCTAAATAAAATGCTATATAAGCTGGTACAATCAATCCTCCTGGAGAAATTTCAGTTATTTCATAAAAGATTATGCTTAAAATTATCCCTAGTATTATCACTTCATTAACCATCTACAACCTCTCCCATCTCTTCAAAATAATCTACTATTTTTTTCCCATTTCCACAGATGTTTCCTACAGCTAAAATCAATATATCTTTTTCAATACTATCAAAATCACTTGCATTTCCAACTATTTCTATTTTTTCTTTAGCTATTTTCTCTTTAAGTAAATACTTTTTGAAAAGTTCCCTATTCTCTCCAGAAATTAGTATTTTATCAAATTTTTTATCAATCTTTTTTACAAAACTTATATATTGTTCCCATCTACTCACTCTATCTCCACGATTATTTACTAAGAGATATCTTTTATTATTCCAATAATCCTTTTTTGAAAGTCTATCTATTATTATCTCTGTAGAATTAGGATCATTGGCTGCCATTGCATTGATAAAATAAATCTTATTTTCTCTATTTTTATAAAGTAAAACTTTTAATACTCCTGGATCTCTATGGTAGTTTTTCATGCCTTCTAAAGCTTTTTTTTCATCTATTCCTATATATTTACACACCTCTAAAGCTAAAGCAACATTACTTGGAAAATCTATCTCCCAATACTCCTCTTTTTCCTCTCTATTAATAAAAACTTTTGAATTTTTTTTAATAGCTTCTCTCTTAAAAAAATCAAAATACTTTTCATCACTTGTAAAGATTGCACCATTAGTTGGAATAGTATTAGCTAAAGAACTAGCTATCTCATCTAAACTCTTTCCCATCTCATCTAAATGATCCTCTCTAACATTGGTAATAATATTAATATCTGCATGAAGTATTTTATTTTCACATATATATTGATACTCAGGTTTTACAGCCATACACTCTGTTATCAATACCTCTGCTCCCTCTCTATACGCCCAATTTATAGTTTTTATCTGTTCTTTGATATTTGCCTTTCCCTTTCTATTTATCTCTCTTTCAACATTAAAAGTGTCTATTATTCTAGGAGAAGTCCCTGTTATTTTAGTAAAAACTTTATACCCTCCAGCTCTTACACCTGCATCTATTAAACGGGAAACAGTTGATTTACCTCTAATTCCATTTACATGAATTAAGTATTTAAATGTTTCTCTTTGACACTCTGATCTTCTCTTTTCAAAAAATAGATAAAATATACAAAATAGACATAGTATAATAATTATTATTTCCATAGGCTTACTCCATTTCAAAATATTTCAATGTTTTGTTAAAAACAGATTTACACTTTTCCTTTCTTTTTATTATATCATCTTCTTTAGAAACTTCTATTGTTATTACAGGAATATTTAATCTTTTAGATATCTCTCTATTTAAGCTTCCTTTTGGTGCATCTGTCAATGGGACAAACCCAATATCTATCAATTCAAAAATAAGCTCACTATATTTTTCGCTACTCTCTTCTTGAAATATTATCGTATTTCCAATATAAAATCTTGGATCTTTACTCTCATCATAATTATAATAGGATTCATGAAAGTCTAAAATTATATTTGGTTTATATCTTTCTATCACACTTATTATTTCATAAGTGATTTTAGAAGTTTTTTCATCTTTTGGATAAAAAAAAGCTCTGTTCAAATCTTCCATGTAATATTCTGTTCTATTGCCATTTTTTACAGCTTCTCTATTAGCTCTAGGGAGCAAAACTAAACTTCCATTTGATAATCTTATATCATTTAACTCATCTGTTAGTTCAATACCAGAGATTTCATCTCCATGTATCCCTCCTACAACCATTATAGTAGGTTTTCCCTCTCCTAACAAATAATATTCAATCTCTGAAAGTTCAATTTTTTTAGAAGCAAAGCAATTTATAGAAATACACATCAATAAGAACAAAGCTTTTTTCATAATTTTCTCCATAAGAAAAATTTTTATTATTTAACTTCTTTTAAATAGAATCCAATTCCATTTTCTAATAAGTCAGCATAGCTAGGAATTCCTTCCATAACAATCTCTTTTTCAGGTTCGTTTTCCCCCATTACTAGAACAAGTTGAGAAATTCCAGTTAAATGTCTTCCAACTCTCTCTTCTAATGGATGTCCATTTTCATCATATGGGACAAATAATCTTCCTAGTTTTTGAGCTTCAACATATCTTGGGTCTTTTCCTGTCAATACTAAAGCCTCATCTGTTCTTCCACGAAGTCTTCCTTGAGCAGCATTAGCAGATTCCATAAGTACTGCATAAGTATTTGTATAATCTCCAAGCTCTCTATGAGTAAGTCCTCTTAATGATACTGGTGATGGCTCTAATCCTATTTGAATATCTTCAAATTCCATATTCATAACTACTTGAGAAGCAATAGGCATAGCTCTCTCATGTGATACAATAGCATTAATTACTGGATATTCCGGTGAAGCTTCATGAAGGTCAATTGTCATATTAATATCATTTTTTCTTATCATTTCAGTAATAGCATAAGCCATTTTTTCTGTATAAGTTCCATCTGGTCTTCCTGGATATGCTCTATTTATATTTCTTGTTTCATTTCCAGAAAGTTGTTGTCCTGAAGCAGCATGGATATATACATCTGGATCTGGCCATTGATCTAGTGGGTTAGTAGCTCTCGATCCATATCTAAACCATCTTTCTCCAAAAGGAGTCTTTATCGTAAATCTTTGTGGTGATCCTTCTTGTGGGTCATTATGAGTCAATCCACTTCCATTAGTTCTTGGAAGTACATATACAGTTCCTTTATCAACCTTTAGATTTTCCACCATAAGAATAGCAGACATATATCCAGAAGGTTCATTTCCATGAGTTCCTCCTAAAACTAAAACACTTCCTCCAGGTTCCTTTCCTTGAAATACATAAACTTCACTATCTCCCCTAGTTCCTTTTAAATCTGGAAGATAATCACTTAACCTTTGAATTGAAGTTACTCCCTCACCTTTTACAATAGGTTCAGGTTCTCTCATTTTTAAAAATTCCTTTCCTGCTACAAATGATATAGCTAGAGAAAGAAAAATCATTGCAATTCCTGTTTTTTTATTTCCTTTCATTTTCTTTCCCCCTTATTTTATCATTAATATTCTCAATAACAAAGGAATAATTACCAACGCTGCATTCAATTGTTTCATTAAATCTTTTTCTTCTAAAAGATTTAAAACAACCATTATTAACACATATAATACTAAAGCTAAATATATATACATCATCATCATCTTTTATCACCTCATTCTAATATATAATAGATCCTAATTGATTAGAGAACATAATCATAATTATAGAATATACAATAATTACAATAGCAGGGACAAGTGATTTCTTCAATACTGGTGTATAGTCCTTCATTCCTACAACTTGAGCAGCAAATATTCCAGCTAAAGCTGTCGGTGGCATTAAATCTCCAAGTGAAGCTATAAAAGATATAGCTGAACCTGTAATGATTTGGTTTTGTGACAAGAATACCATAAGGAATGGAACTCCAAGAACTGAAGCTGCACCAAATGATGATACTGCACCAAATAATGGAATTGTTATTGCCATAGCTATATATATTAACGATTGAGGTAAACTTAAACTATTTACAACGATATATCCTCTAACTCCTGTAAGAGTCATAACTTGAATAAACATTCCAACTCCCATTAATATTCCCATTACTGGAAGAGTTTGATTAACTGCTTCTTTAGATACTTTAAAGAAGTTTATTTTCTTTCCACAGAACATTCCAATAACTGCACTAATTATAAATATAAGGGGCATTCCTAATCCAAATATACTAGGAGCTACCTTGTCCATTGTCATTAAGAAAATTGCAACAATTACAGGAATATAAAGTTTTATTCCATATTGATCTATTGCTGTAAAGTCAATCTCTTTTTTGATCTCATCATAATCAATATTTTTTACATGTTTTAATCCTAAGTATAGAACTGAAAAAATAGCAACTGGTACTGTCAATAAAAGTAATGGAATTGTAAATCCTACATAAGGCATGTCAATTCCTCCACCAATTATCATCGCAGGTACGTTTACTGGAGGAGCTATCATACCAAAAAGTCCTCCAAGAGCTATAATAGTAGCTGTTTCTACCATAGGTATTCCAATTAACATAAATATTGGTGCAACTATACTTCCAGCTGTAAGTACAGAAGCTGTTGATGATCCTGTTATCATTCCTGGGAACATTGAAATAAACATCAATAGTATTAAAAGAAGCCAAGGAGTTTTATGGAATTTTTTTAGAATAGAAGCACTCAATGCATTAAGTGTTCCTATCTCTTGTATAACCTTCATAAATACCATAGCTGTTGCTATTACAAGTATTGTATCTATATATCCAAAAGTTCCCTCTACTAAATGTCTAATAGGAATTCCTTTTCCTGCTATTATAGTTGCTGTTATTGATGATAAAACCATAGCTATACTTACTGGTAACTTCAATGCAAAACAAGCTATTGCAAAGACAGCTACCATAGCTATAAATAATATAAGTTCAAGTGACATAATTTTCTTCCCCTCCTTTAAATAATAGGGCTGTTAATAACAGCCCCACTAATAAAATTATTCAAATGCTTTTGTTAAAGGTTCAACTGCATTAGTAATTTTTGGAATAGTATCCATAGGAATATTTTTTTCCTCTGCTATCTTAGTGAAAGCACCATCTTTATTTCCCTCTTCAACTACAATTAGATAATCAGCATATGGAGCTGCTGCATTTACAAATTTATCTGATAACTCTCCTCTTCTTGCTGCTCCACCAATATGCATTCCTATAATTTTTATACCTTTTTCTTTAGCACCTTTTATAAGAGCTTCTGTTCTCTCTAATTCATCTTCAACTTTTATTCCTGCTGCTCCAAGTCCTTTAGAACTTCCTCCTATTGCTAAAATAAGTGTTTTTTCATCTTTTAATCCCTCTTTAGTAACTGATTTATCAAAATTTGCATCTATTTTAGCTTTTTTCAATAGAGCTTTTACCATTTGAACATCTGCACTTTGCCCTATTGATGTAAGTGTAATTGGTTTTTCAAAATCTGCTGCCATTGCAGCTGCTGCTGTTAATAAAAATGTTGTTATTGCTAATAATTTTTTCATTGTAACTTCCTCCTGTATTTTAAATTAAATTTATTATTTTTAGAATCCTAAAGCTTTTCCATCTCTTCTTGGATCTGCTCCACCTTCTAATGTACCATCTTCTTTATACATTACACCTTGAACTGATCCCATTCCTCTATCCCAATCAGATGTAACATTTACTTTATGTCCCATTTCTTGTAATTTTTTAACTGTTTCATCTGAAACTCTTGTTTCAACATTGATAGTATCAGAAGTGTTATCATATAATCTAGGAGC contains:
- the pgsC gene encoding poly-gamma-glutamate biosynthesis protein PgsC; the protein is MVNEVIILGIILSIIFYEITEISPGGLIVPAYIAFYLDNPQRVVITILAGILTFLIVKFISNHAIVYGRRKFALYIMISFIIRVVLKYFNIYIVNEYELFILGGSIIGVIIPGIIAQEIDRHGMIRTISSLLILSIFIKSIIELFYSTGGLS
- the pgsB gene encoding poly-gamma-glutamate synthase PgsB, giving the protein MEIIIIILCLFCIFYLFFEKRRSECQRETFKYLIHVNGIRGKSTVSRLIDAGVRAGGYKVFTKITGTSPRIIDTFNVEREINRKGKANIKEQIKTINWAYREGAEVLITECMAVKPEYQYICENKILHADINIITNVREDHLDEMGKSLDEIASSLANTIPTNGAIFTSDEKYFDFFKREAIKKNSKVFINREEKEEYWEIDFPSNVALALEVCKYIGIDEKKALEGMKNYHRDPGVLKVLLYKNRENKIYFINAMAANDPNSTEIIIDRLSKKDYWNNKRYLLVNNRGDRVSRWEQYISFVKKIDKKFDKILISGENRELFKKYLLKEKIAKEKIEIVGNASDFDSIEKDILILAVGNICGNGKKIVDYFEEMGEVVDG
- the yedF gene encoding sulfurtransferase-like selenium metabolism protein YedF, which produces MIKVNAIGQTCPIPIIMTKNALKEIEEGQVEVSVDNKISLENLQKMSREMGYDYTVAETGDIFKIVINKIKEDLQEFDEKENTVVVIDSLFMGKGDPELGKILMKGFIYTLSEMENLPKTIIFYNEGVKLAIESSENFNDLKNLEAYGVEILSCGTCANFYGVTEQIKVGNITNMYTIVERQLNAKRVIKP
- a CDS encoding succinylglutamate desuccinylase/aspartoacylase family protein, with translation MMKKALFLLMCISINCFASKKIELSEIEYYLLGEGKPTIMVVGGIHGDEISGIELTDELNDIRLSNGSLVLLPRANREAVKNGNRTEYYMEDLNRAFFYPKDEKTSKITYEIISVIERYKPNIILDFHESYYNYDESKDPRFYIGNTIIFQEESSEKYSELIFELIDIGFVPLTDAPKGSLNREISKRLNIPVITIEVSKEDDIIKRKEKCKSVFNKTLKYFEME
- the pgsW gene encoding poly-gamma-glutamate system protein, translating into MNKKKDTIILLILAVLFIFIQYNLKPKGIKIKTEYYNEMVSAAKKMKYMSEEIKAERLRRNIPIDKELDKNETGLIGLEWSSLTTTLGSLESKRTSCDPDFAALLVKLFKENGLKKGDVIAANLSSSFPALNLAFISAADTLELKTVIITSIGASTYGGNIEEFNYLDMENYLYSKNIIVNKTQAWSLGGVGDIGREFDDDIIENLKYRNNLYGLDFIYEEELKKNLDKRYNYYKEKGENKIKAFINIGGNLLSLGGSVDIITNEKILLDKNTNMKNGLVGLFLKKDIPVYYLLNLKSITSYYKMQFDPDKFENIGESNIYFKSNYEIWNWAIVILFLIFIAYKGFSPHIKK
- the selB gene encoding selenocysteine-specific translation elongation factor — encoded protein: MRDIIIGTAGHIDHGKTTLVEFLTGKNTDTLPEEKKRGLTIDIGFSYLQLGNNRVGIIDVPGHEKFIKNMAAGTSSIDYVILTIACDDGIMPQTIEHLNIASILGVKNGIVVLTKRDLIDQERLINLKKEVAEFLKGSFLENSQIIEVSFKDPSSFENLKNILSQEIKNIKIDLYKNRKFRLDIDRVFSVKGFGTVVTGTSKNSAITLGDRLMLYPQMKEVVVKGIENHNNKVTTLEAGNRCALNINGVDAKEIHRGNILAEKDSLFISDRIDCNFFLLPNSNSLKNNQRIHLNIGTTEVIGRIKIFGSDIVLPNETAFIQIELEKPLVCNKGDRGLIRNFSPVITIGGIEILNPLGKKVKRKDCNYLENLKSLNSNKKDEQIESIVKNSDELFLTIEKISLLLGEKIISPLNIENIIKVDENYYIHADNLTTLKNRILEDLKIYHEKNRLSLGINIAEIKSRYFKDISSNLYQNFLKLLIEENLIKIEKNFISLLEFQPKLNKEEKKLKDQIFSIYKILGFKPENINRVAENFSNLEEFKTVHQFMADNNFIIYLGEETYILKGFFLEAKKILISYLQKNQKITLGDFSKLLNSNRKTSLLLLEKFDEEKITKRIDNYRILLSKGDGFND
- a CDS encoding glycogen-debranching protein, encoding MYNWEAGVPKLGATVESNGINFAIFAKNKKKVVLNIYKSGSDLLPKEKIVLDPSINKTGDIWHVFLQNGSEGTLYTWKIDDYPEILDPYALSYTNNKNYSNRKSIAIKLSHEKEKHLEIPMQDTIIYEAHIKLFTQNFNSMVEFPGTYSGFLEKIPYLKDLGVTAVEFLPVYEWDDFTGNIGVNNGAKLKNIWGYNPIGFFVLTKKFSKNQKLDSHSEIVEFKELIKELHKNGIEVILDVVYNHTAEGGKGGKFYNFKAMDLNTFYMLENSNVQFMNYSGCGNTINTNNKVVKDMIVSSLRYWYLEMGVDGFRFDLASILGRNEEGHWLGENSLLNELVQDPILSHCKLISESWDLGGYYVGDMPAGWSEWNGKYRDVVRKFIKGEFGQVTELLKRIFGSPDIFKRNDRTPYSNINFITCHDGFTMWDLVSYNNKHNLNNGENNQDGENHNNSYNNGAEGETEDKNINAIRKQQLKNMLLILFISQGVPMILMGDEMGRTQLGNNNAYCQNNRSTWVDWERGKEFNDITEFTKNMIKFRKKYNIFRNRDYLELEDNKNKGVGIHGVKLNCPDFSYYSLSIAFSLYDSNSNTTFYIILNSYHGELNFELPKLDGKKWHLFVDTSKDDSENFLEDGKLISDAFYKAAPKSSVILISK
- a CDS encoding succinylglutamate desuccinylase, which codes for MKGNKKTGIAMIFLSLAISFVAGKEFLKMREPEPIVKGEGVTSIQRLSDYLPDLKGTRGDSEVYVFQGKEPGGSVLVLGGTHGNEPSGYMSAILMVENLKVDKGTVYVLPRTNGSGLTHNDPQEGSPQRFTIKTPFGERWFRYGSRATNPLDQWPDPDVYIHAASGQQLSGNETRNINRAYPGRPDGTYTEKMAYAITEMIRKNDINMTIDLHEASPEYPVINAIVSHERAMPIASQVVMNMEFEDIQIGLEPSPVSLRGLTHRELGDYTNTYAVLMESANAAQGRLRGRTDEALVLTGKDPRYVEAQKLGRLFVPYDENGHPLEERVGRHLTGISQLVLVMGENEPEKEIVMEGIPSYADLLENGIGFYLKEVK
- a CDS encoding DUF3343 domain-containing protein, translating into MIKKEEFLLLAADSTHLVIKNEKLLKEAGVDCRIIPLPSQIKASCGLSIRADLKDIEKIKKILYNNEMELYLIKKSGLKKEIEKLS